In the genome of Populus trichocarpa isolate Nisqually-1 chromosome 6, P.trichocarpa_v4.1, whole genome shotgun sequence, one region contains:
- the LOC7463662 gene encoding uncharacterized protein LOC7463662: MKRKQVEEEEQEEEEETARLISCKVVEYLEPVMSKELLFKFPDNSAFDFDYAQSSIWSPLVPRNYSPMDLDLVTPTKIAFGFGSELDNKNSSRSGSKKLSSSIKKKKKMMMKKMAISTTAFNVSLSKLKIRKHKVKVSEFSPTSIKTSCVPFPTKGWNKVLKAATKHFKKRKKKDPTAHVKLSNYLRDV, translated from the exons atgaaaaggaaacaaGTAGAAGAGGAGgagcaggaggaggaggaggagacagCACGGCTTATTTCTTGTAAAGTGGTAGAATATTTAGAGCCAGTGATGTCAAAAGAGCTTCTCTTCAAGTTCCCAGATAACTCTGCCTTTGATTTCGACTACGCTCAGAGCTCAATATGGTCTCCTTTAGTGCCAAGAAATTACAGCCCCATGGATTTGGACTTGGTTACTCCAACAAAAATCGCATTTGGGTTTGGCTCAGAATTGGACAACAAGAACAGCAGCAGAAGTGGTTCCAAGAAACTGAGCTCCagcatcaagaagaagaagaagatgatgatgaagaagatggcTATCAGTACAACTGCCTTCAATGTTAGTCTTAGTAAGTTGAAGATAAGGAAGCATAAGGTTAAGGTCTCTGAGTTCTCTCCAACTTCAATTAAGACTTCTTGTGTTCCCTTTCCTACCAAG GGATGGAATAAAGTGCTGAAAGCTGCCACAAAACATttcaagaaaaggaagaagaaagatcCCACAGCCCATGTGAAGCTTTCCAATTATTTGAGAGATGTATAG
- the LOC112327958 gene encoding uncharacterized protein LOC112327958, with the protein MATTLKSLSFFVILLMVNSLFFTGTTEARPFNIMKSGNSAASRGTESFFDGLSLGGIKEGPSPGAGHEFTNSGTLGGIKEEGPSPSAGHGFTSSGTLGGIKEGPSPGAGHGFTNSGTLGGIKEGPSPGVGHGFTNSGTLEGIKKEGPSPTNSGTLGGIKEGPSPGAGHGFTNSETLGGIKEGPSPGVGHEFTNSGTLGGIKEGSSPV; encoded by the coding sequence ATGGCAACCACGCTCAAATCTCTCAGCTTCTTTGTCATTCTTTTGATGGTGAACTCCCTCTTCTTCACTGGGACTACTGAAGCCCGTCCCTTCAACATCATGAAGTCAGGAAACTCTGCTGCTAGCAGAGGTACTGAGAGTTTCTTTGATGGGTTATCACTTGGAGGAATTAAGGAGGGTCCAAGTCCTGGTGCAGGACATGAGTTTACAAACAGTGGCACACTTGGAGGAATTAAGGAGGAGGGTCCTAGCCCGAGTGCAGGACATGGGTTCACCAGCAGTGGAACACTGGGAGGGATTAAGGAGGGTCCAAGTCCTGGTGCAGGACATGGGTTCACCAACAGTGGGACACTTGGAGGAATTAAGGAGGGTCCAAGCCCTGGTGTAGGACATGGGTTCACCAACAGTGGAACACTTGAAGGAATTAAGAAAGAGGGTCCTAGCCCTACCAACAGTGGGACACTAGGAGGGATTAAGGAGGGTCCAAGCCCTGGTGCAGGACATGGGTTTACCAACAGTGAGACACTTGGAGGGATTAAGGAGGGTCCTAGTCCTGGTGTAGGACATGAGTTCACCAATAGTGGAACACTAGGCGGTATTAAGGAGGGTTCTAGCCCTGTGTAG
- the LOC112328053 gene encoding extensin yields the protein MEIIVFYVLVIAPIFFTLSDARLPMQLLEKPEVSNQVNMKADLEYGASSPLSLPPLQSLSPLSLPDSAPPYCINPPFGPPSPSTTLPSPIGHIPAASPPPFAPILPIQNPPPSPSYNFACPPTHTPTPKSPHYEPSPPKRVPSPSGYQPPMVYPPPAVPSPPHKNPQYAVWCVAKPTVPDSIIQEALDYACGSGAECKQIQPNGHCFQPNTLVAHASYAFNSCWQKTKVRGGTCDFGGSAMLVTIDPSYNDCNFINN from the exons ATGGAGATTATAGTATTTTACGTTCTCGTTATAGCGCCTATCTTCTTCACTCTTAGTG ATGCAAGACTTCCTATGCAATTGTTGGAGAAACCGGAGGTGTCAAATCAAGTGAATATGAAAGCTGATTTAGAATATGGCGCTAGTTCTCCATTGTCCCTCCCACCATTACAATCATTGTCACCACTTTCTTTACCTGATAGTGCTCCTCCCTATTGTATAAACCCACCATTTGGTCCACCATCACCTTCTACAACTTTGCCATCTCCAATAGGCCACATTCCAGCAGCCTCTCCACCACCCTTTGCACCTATTTTACCTATCCAAAACCCACCTCCAAGCCCATCTTATAACTTTGCTTGCCCGCCCACTCACACACCGACTCCGAAATCCCCTCATTATGAGCCTAGCCCACCAAAACGTGTTCCAAGCCCATCTGGCTATCAACCACCGATGGTTTACCCGCCACCTGCCGTGCCGTCACCGCCACATAAGAACCCACAATATGCTGTTTGGTGTGTGGCAAAACCAACAGTGCCTGATTCAATAATCCAAGAGGCCTTGGACTATGCTTGCGGGTCGGGTGCCGAATGCAAACAAATTCAGCCCAATGGGCATTGCTTTCAGCCCAATACACTGGTTGCTCATGCTTCATATGCTTTCAATAGTTGCTGGCAGAAAACAAAGGTTCGTGGGGGCACTTGTGATTTTGGTGGGAGTGCCATGCTTGTCACAATTGATCCAA GTTATAATGACTGCAACTTCATCAATAATTGA
- the LOC112328050 gene encoding 36.4 kDa proline-rich protein gives MAKFAVANLLILLLNLGALLTSLACPTCPYTPHPKPPKRPPIKPPKPPVTPPIKPPKPPIKPPKPPVTPPIKPPKPPIKPPKPPVTPPIKPPKPPVTPPVIPIPPTLPPPKPPVTPPVIPTPPILPPPEPPVIPTPPIVKPPPTPPKQETCPIDTLKLGACVDVLGGLVHIGIGSSAKDECCPLLEGLVDLDAAVCLCTVIKAKLLNINLILPIALELLVDCGKNPPEGFKCPS, from the coding sequence ATGGCTAAGTTTGCTGTGGCTAATCTCTTGATCCTTCTTTTGAACTTGGGCGCTTTGCTCACTTCACTTGCTTGTCCCACTTGCCCTTACACACCTCACCCTAAACCACCGAAGCGTCCTCCAATAAAGCCACCAAAGCCTCCTGTGACTCCTCCAATAAAGCCACCAAAGCCTCCTATAAAGCCACCAAAACCTCCTGTGACTCCTCCTATAAAGCCACCAAAGCCTCCTATTAAGCCACCAAAGCCTCCTGTGACTCCTCCTATAAAGCCACCAAAGCCTCCAGTGACTCCTCCAGTAATACCAATACCACCAACTCTTCCTCCACCAAAGCCTCCAGTGACTCCTCCAGTAATACCAACACCACCAATTCTTCCTCCACCAGAGCCTCCAGTAATACCAACACCACCAATCGTGAAGCCACCACCAACACCGCCGAAGCAAGAGACTTGCCCCATTGACACTCTCAAGTTAGGCGCATGTGTGGATGTCCTAGGTGGACTAGTCCACATTGGTATTGGCAGTAGTGCCAAGGATGAATGCTGCCCACTACTGGAAGGTCTTGTAGACTTGGATGCTGCTGTATGTCTTTGCACCGTTATCAAGGCTAAGCTTCTCAACATCAATCTTATTCTACCCATCGCTCTTGAGCTCCTTGTTGACTGTGGCAAGAACCCACCTGAAGGGTTCAAGTGTCCTTCCTAA